Proteins from one Niallia circulans genomic window:
- a CDS encoding LysM peptidoglycan-binding domain-containing protein yields the protein MKKKVTVFATAAILSTAFSVHASASSYVVKKGDTLGKIAGKYNTTVKQLKSDNNLSSDLIFVNQKLNVTGTDTSSKNTTSKQTASTSAKTYKIVSGDSLIKIANKFSITLGELKQWNNISSTIIYPGDVLIVSKPSSSGSNSNNNNSANSGSSSTKDNTTTVSTGTYTIKSGDTLGKIASSYNLSVAKLKQLNNLSSDLIFPGQKLKVTGNLTETSSSVDKGDASKPEFISDNSNSNKSLLSVANSLIGIPYAWGGSTTAGFDCSGLIYYLFNQTGDSISRLSAQGYYDRSFYVNVPAVGDLVFFEGTYKEGISHVGVYIGNNQFVHADSDGVRKTSLDNTYYKKHFVSFKRLY from the coding sequence ATGAAGAAAAAAGTCACAGTCTTTGCTACTGCTGCTATTTTATCGACTGCTTTTTCTGTCCACGCCTCGGCTAGTAGTTATGTAGTAAAGAAAGGCGATACGCTTGGCAAAATTGCTGGCAAGTATAACACGACTGTAAAGCAATTGAAGTCAGATAATAATTTGTCATCCGATTTAATCTTTGTTAACCAAAAACTTAATGTAACAGGTACAGATACATCATCCAAGAATACTACAAGCAAACAGACAGCAAGTACAAGTGCAAAAACGTATAAAATCGTATCAGGAGATTCATTGATAAAAATTGCAAACAAGTTCTCGATTACTTTAGGGGAATTAAAGCAATGGAACAACATTAGTTCAACTATCATTTATCCTGGTGATGTACTTATTGTTTCTAAACCATCTTCCTCTGGTTCAAACAGTAACAACAATAATTCAGCAAACTCAGGCAGTTCTTCTACTAAAGATAACACGACAACTGTATCTACTGGTACATACACGATTAAAAGCGGAGATACTTTGGGTAAAATAGCTTCATCTTACAATCTTTCCGTTGCAAAACTAAAGCAGTTGAATAATTTGTCATCAGATCTTATTTTCCCTGGTCAAAAATTAAAGGTTACAGGGAACTTAACTGAAACAAGCAGCTCTGTCGATAAAGGGGATGCGAGCAAACCAGAATTTATTTCGGACAACAGCAACTCTAACAAGAGCCTTCTATCTGTAGCCAACAGCTTAATAGGCATACCATATGCCTGGGGTGGCTCAACAACAGCTGGTTTTGATTGCAGCGGACTAATTTACTATTTGTTTAATCAAACTGGTGATTCAATCAGCCGTCTATCTGCACAAGGATATTATGATCGCAGCTTTTATGTGAATGTACCTGCAGTTGGGGATTTAGTCTTCTTCGAGGGGACATATAAAGAAGGAATTTCTCATGTCGGTGTCTACATCGGCAATAACCAGTTTGTACATGCTGACTCTGACGGTGTAAGAAAAACAAGCTTGGACAATACCTATTATAAGAAACACTTTGTCAGCTTTAAGCGCCTATACTAA
- a CDS encoding helix-turn-helix domain-containing protein, with protein sequence MDFSAVGEKIKELRKQVGLSQKELSHNICTQAQISKIEKGEVLPLSSTLYLISQRLGIDVNYFFDIGTTPRLDYVIETSEQLKAARRNTDYETIKQIVEAEEKNPLFTRNKKHYQILLWHKAIYVYEVDHDFQKALKLIDEAIALTYDKVFTEKEIEIFVSRGIFYYEEGFNEEALQIYCKALSQLQKIPHLQDATIKSRLFFNIAKSLTDLNKYESSITYCKKGIDWAIKKDNLYLLAHFHYHIGFNYEMQEKYNLASNYMKEALLIFQLVKDTRYTEYIQEKIDSWKEHS encoded by the coding sequence TTGGATTTTTCAGCTGTCGGAGAGAAAATAAAGGAATTGCGAAAACAAGTAGGCCTTTCACAAAAGGAACTTTCACATAACATCTGCACACAAGCGCAAATCAGTAAAATAGAGAAAGGCGAGGTTCTTCCGCTATCTTCCACATTATACTTAATCTCGCAAAGATTAGGTATAGACGTAAACTACTTCTTTGATATCGGCACAACTCCAAGACTAGATTATGTTATTGAAACAAGCGAACAATTAAAAGCTGCAAGGCGAAATACTGATTACGAGACGATTAAACAGATTGTCGAAGCTGAAGAGAAAAACCCGTTATTTACCCGCAATAAGAAACACTATCAAATTCTTCTTTGGCACAAAGCCATCTATGTTTATGAAGTAGATCATGATTTTCAAAAGGCACTTAAGCTTATCGATGAAGCTATTGCTTTGACATACGACAAGGTCTTTACGGAAAAGGAAATAGAAATCTTCGTCAGCAGAGGCATTTTTTATTATGAAGAAGGTTTTAATGAGGAAGCGTTGCAAATATATTGCAAGGCATTGTCTCAGTTGCAAAAAATTCCTCACCTGCAGGATGCCACCATTAAAAGCAGACTTTTCTTCAACATTGCTAAATCACTGACAGACTTAAATAAATATGAATCCTCTATAACTTATTGTAAAAAGGGAATCGATTGGGCGATCAAAAAGGACAACCTTTATCTTCTTGCCCATTTTCACTATCATATCGGATTTAACTACGAAATGCAGGAGAAATATAACCTTGCCAGCAATTATATGAAAGAAGCTCTTCTTATTTTTCAATTAGTAAAGGATACCCGATATACCGAATATATTCAAGAGAAGATAGACAGTTGGAAAGAGCATTCCTAA